The genomic segment CAATGCAAGATATGAACGACCAGGTGCAAGCGCGCCTCGCTAAGCTCGACAAGTTTAAGGAAATGGGTGTGGAAGCTTATCCGCACAAGTTCAACCGCACGCATGATTCCAAGGTTTTGAAAGAAAATAAGGAAGCCCTGATGGCCTCTGGCGAAGAAATCGCTTTCGCTGGCCGCGTGGTTCGCTTTAACCGCAAGGGCAAAATGTGCTTCATGCACCTCAAGGACCGTTATGGCCGCTTGCAGGTGGTGGTCGCTCGCGACGAAGTCGGCGAAGAAAACTACGAAGTCGTGAAGATGACCGACCTCGGTGACTTTATCGGCGTGAACGGTTCCATGTTCGAAACCCAGACGGGTGAATACTCCGTGCACGTGAAGAAGGTGACCATGCTGTCGAAGGCCGTGCGTCCGCTCCCGGTCGCGAAGGAAAAGGTCGACGAAAACGGCAACAAGGTCGTGTTCAACGAATTTGCCGACGTGGATACCCGCTACCGCCAGCGTTACATCGACATGGCCCTGAACGACGACGTGAAGGACGTGTTCATCAAGCGCTTCAAGATTCTGCAGGCTATCCGCGAATACCTGATCGAAAAGGGCTTCATCGAAGTCGAAACTCCGACGCTTCAGCCGATTTACGGCGGTGCAAACGCCCGCCCGTTCACCACGCACCACAACGCTTGCGACATGACGCTTTACCTGCGCGTGGCTCCGGAACTTTACCTGAAACGCTGCATCGTGGGCGGTATGGAAAAGGTTTTCGAATTCTCCAAGAACTTCCGTAACGAAGGCATGGACCGTACGCATAGCCCGGAATTCACCGGCCTCGAATTCTACGAAGCCTACGCCGACTACAACGACATGATGGTGCACTTCGAGAACATCTACGAACGTGCCTGCATTGCGGCGAACGGCACCACCAAGATTGACTACCAGGGCAAGGAAATCGACTTCAAGGCCCCGTGGCCCCGCTACAGCATGATTGAGGCCATCGAGAAGTTCGGCGGCCTGAAGGTCAACGAGATGAGCGACGACGAAATCAAGGCCAAGATGGAAGAACTCGGCGGACACCTGGACGGTGAATTCAGCCGCGGTCGCGGTATCCTCGAACTGTTCGAGCTCACCGTGGAAGACAAGCTTATCCAGCCGACCTTCATCAAGGACATGCCGACCGAAAGTACTCCGCTCTGCAAGAAGCACCGTACCATCGAAGGCCTTATCGAACAGTTCGAGCCGTACGCTAACGGCTGGGAACTGGGCAACGCCTATACCGAACTTAATGACCCCATCCGTCAGCGTGAGCTCCTGGAAGACCAGGTGCGCCGCGGCCGCGGTGGCGAAGGTGAAACCCACCCGATGGACGAAAACTTCATGCACGCTATCGAAAGCGGCCTGCCACCTACCGGTGGCGTGGGCTTCGGCATCGACCGAATGGTTATGCTCCTTACGAACCAGCAGACCATCCGCGACGTGCAGCTGTTCCCGCTGATGAAGCCGGAGACTTGCTAGTTTAGACGAGAGAACGCTCACTCCGTTCGCTACAGACGAGAGACGAAAGATTTTTAATATGGCTGTTTTTGCATACAGAAAGTTAAATGTCTATCAGAAAGCTCAGCAATGGGTGATAGATGTTTATGGCTTGTGCAAAAAATTTCCGGAATATGAAAAATTTGCACTAACTAGCCAAGTCCGTCGAGCAGCAGTCTCTGTGACATCAAATATTGCGGAAGGAATGAGCCGTTCTTCAAATAAAGAGGTCGCTCATTTTCTTGAAATTAGCTATGGATCTTTGATGGAAGTTCAAAGTCAACTAGAAATAGCACAGTTGTTGAATTATATGACAAAGGAATCTTTAGACGAAATTGATCCAAAGACTGAAGAAATTGCAAAGATGTTATCTGGTTTGAAAATGTCTAAGTTGCAATAGTCTCTCGTCTCTCGTCTCTCGTCTCTCGTCTATGATTAAACGTCTTGAATTATTAATCGCCTGGCGTTACTTGGGGGCTCAGCGTAAGAGTCTCTTTGTTTCGCTTATTGGTATCTTCAGTATGCTGGGTGTTTCCATCGGCGTGTTTGCGCTGGTGGTGGCGCTTGCCGCGGTGAACGGCTTCGAAGAAGAGGTGACCGCCCAAATGATTGGGAAGGACGCTCACTTCGAGGTGATGGCATACAATGGTGACATGATTGCTCCGTACGACAGCCTCACGAAGGAAGTCCGTGAGCACGATTCTCGCGTGGTGGCGTCGTCTCCGTTTATCATTTACAAGGTGGGCATCAGCTCCAAGAAGGTGAACGACGGTATCGTGATTTACGGTATCGACCCCGAAACATCGAAGGGCGTAACCGATATCCACAAGTACATGAAATGGGGCAACTACTCCGTCGATAGCCTCGAGGACTTGAGCGGTACGCTGCGTCCGGGAATTATTCTCGGGTCGGGACTTGCGAACCGACTCCGCGTGGTGGTGGGCGACAAGCTTGTGTTGCAGACCTTCCAGAGCCCTGACGCCATGGTCAGTAGCGGTGGCCCGAAGATGATGATGTGCGTGGTGAGCGGCATCTTTGAGACGGGCACTTATGAATACGACGGCAACCTCGCATACGTGGGCATTCCGGAACTCCAGAAGTTGCTGGGACTCGGTGACGTGGTGACCGGCATCCAGTTCCGCCTGAACGACCACTGGTTGGCGGGCGAGGCTGTCGATAGTCTGGCGTCGTGGTTAGGTTATCCGTATTACGTGATGGACTGGAAGACGAAAAACATTACGCTTCTCAAGTGGATGAACTATGAAAAGTTTATCGTGGCGGCGGTGATTTGCCTTATCATTCTGGTGGCAGCGTTTAACATCATCAGCTCCCTGATTATGGTCGTCATCGACAAGACGAAAGAAATCGGCATTCTCCGCAGCATGGGCTTCAGCAAGGTGGGCATCATGCGCGTCTTTATGCTCATGGGTAGCTTTATCGGCGTGGGCGGAACGATTGTCGGTGGCACCATCGGTCTTGTGCTTTGCAAGTTGCAAGAGGCATACCACTTTATCAAACTTCCCGGTGATGTCTACGTGATTCCGTACTTCCCGATTTCGGTGCACATTGTTGACGTAATCTTGATTTTTGTCATCGGCATTGCGCTTTGCGTGGCAGCGACGTTGCTCCCTGCATGGAAGGCGAGCCGCTTGGATCCTGTAGGAGCCATTAGACATGAGTAGCTTGTTGCAAACAGTTAATCTTCGCAGGGTCTTCTCCGAGACGGGCGAGAACCTTGAGATTCTCAAGGGCGTGAATTTTGAAATGGAAGCGGGGGAGCTGGTGGCTCTCACGGGTTCTTCGGGGTCGGGTAAGTCCACGTTTTTGAATTTGGTGGGGATGCTCGATACGCCGACTTCTGGTGAAATCCTTTTCAAGGGTAAGCCACTTTCCAAGTTCAATGGTGAAGAACGGGACCGTTACCATCGTGTGCAGGTGGGTTTCGTGTTTCAGTTCCATCACCTGTTGAGTGAATTTACTGCGATCGAAAATGTGTGTGTGCCGGGCAGAATTCTCGGGACTTCCGAAGCGGAATGCCGTGAACGTGCCGAGATGCTTTTGGAAACGGTGGGCCTTAAGGATCGCTTTAAGCATTTGCCGCGTGAACTCAGTGGCGGTGAACGCCAGCGCGTGGCGATTGCGCGTGCGCTCATGAACCATCCGGACTTGGTGCTGGCCGACGAACCGAGCGGCAACTTGGACGAGGCTAATTCTGCGATGCTCAATGAACTGATTGGTGAACTCAACGAAAAGTTCAACCAGGCGTTCTTGATTGTGACCCACGACGAGAAATTG from the uncultured Fibrobacter sp. genome contains:
- the lysS gene encoding lysine--tRNA ligase, with amino-acid sequence MQDMNDQVQARLAKLDKFKEMGVEAYPHKFNRTHDSKVLKENKEALMASGEEIAFAGRVVRFNRKGKMCFMHLKDRYGRLQVVVARDEVGEENYEVVKMTDLGDFIGVNGSMFETQTGEYSVHVKKVTMLSKAVRPLPVAKEKVDENGNKVVFNEFADVDTRYRQRYIDMALNDDVKDVFIKRFKILQAIREYLIEKGFIEVETPTLQPIYGGANARPFTTHHNACDMTLYLRVAPELYLKRCIVGGMEKVFEFSKNFRNEGMDRTHSPEFTGLEFYEAYADYNDMMVHFENIYERACIAANGTTKIDYQGKEIDFKAPWPRYSMIEAIEKFGGLKVNEMSDDEIKAKMEELGGHLDGEFSRGRGILELFELTVEDKLIQPTFIKDMPTESTPLCKKHRTIEGLIEQFEPYANGWELGNAYTELNDPIRQRELLEDQVRRGRGGEGETHPMDENFMHAIESGLPPTGGVGFGIDRMVMLLTNQQTIRDVQLFPLMKPETC
- a CDS encoding four helix bundle protein codes for the protein MAVFAYRKLNVYQKAQQWVIDVYGLCKKFPEYEKFALTSQVRRAAVSVTSNIAEGMSRSSNKEVAHFLEISYGSLMEVQSQLEIAQLLNYMTKESLDEIDPKTEEIAKMLSGLKMSKLQ
- a CDS encoding ABC transporter permease, with protein sequence MIKRLELLIAWRYLGAQRKSLFVSLIGIFSMLGVSIGVFALVVALAAVNGFEEEVTAQMIGKDAHFEVMAYNGDMIAPYDSLTKEVREHDSRVVASSPFIIYKVGISSKKVNDGIVIYGIDPETSKGVTDIHKYMKWGNYSVDSLEDLSGTLRPGIILGSGLANRLRVVVGDKLVLQTFQSPDAMVSSGGPKMMMCVVSGIFETGTYEYDGNLAYVGIPELQKLLGLGDVVTGIQFRLNDHWLAGEAVDSLASWLGYPYYVMDWKTKNITLLKWMNYEKFIVAAVICLIILVAAFNIISSLIMVVIDKTKEIGILRSMGFSKVGIMRVFMLMGSFIGVGGTIVGGTIGLVLCKLQEAYHFIKLPGDVYVIPYFPISVHIVDVILIFVIGIALCVAATLLPAWKASRLDPVGAIRHE
- a CDS encoding ABC transporter ATP-binding protein, whose product is MSSLLQTVNLRRVFSETGENLEILKGVNFEMEAGELVALTGSSGSGKSTFLNLVGMLDTPTSGEILFKGKPLSKFNGEERDRYHRVQVGFVFQFHHLLSEFTAIENVCVPGRILGTSEAECRERAEMLLETVGLKDRFKHLPRELSGGERQRVAIARALMNHPDLVLADEPSGNLDEANSAMLNELIGELNEKFNQAFLIVTHDEKLASFAKRRVVMHGGVIQ